One stretch of Procambarus clarkii isolate CNS0578487 chromosome 35, FALCON_Pclarkii_2.0, whole genome shotgun sequence DNA includes these proteins:
- the LOC138371393 gene encoding tripartite motif-containing protein 5-like, which translates to MMDNKPEECSVCFNDYAENRLRPRTLPCGHTFCSQCIDNAIKNGQLTCPSCRAEHAATASTQFPINYAVEALVRKLKNIQLTTEEVVPAKPYEGSAKGISKTLRSMVQEQMSSISRLITSCEEVLSQLGEYRGQLGDWKTHHLQLQDRLYALVEQNKSAMKLLELEDTSVVDMTTQGEEGKTQLQAMLGSLNTVNTAQEVFMTINEVDQCNMEVENWLRKCQELFPDVKTVHTSVKVQETIREALEMMTTETGATADTVHLGDSASSIMNKVQEITGEIHQKQLTVEDLHRMREPVKRLVEASRVLAVQEDQDGRRSARITLQDGQLYLHPLLHQPTPTHAHTLQESEVVGVLEPSCTLAFLDLGWAGSTRGRVTIRLTPDTPLARQFVLLCTGQRGHTYRNTKLLEVWDKGWPGEWVEGGDYESNDGEGGAPLLPDLQGQYRESGQAGAVWARWRPGGPRSAQFTITTRDRQDGYLWSHVFGDVVSGLDVVRAAVNHSDIREVTVVDCGVVLPL; encoded by the exons gataacaagccagaggaatgttcagtgtgttttaacgatTATGCCGAAAATCGGCTACGACCTCGCACACTGCCatgtggccacacattctgctcccagtgtattgacaatgctatcaagaatggtcagctgacctgccccagctgccgtgccgagcacgctgccacagcctctactcagttcccaattaactatgctgtggaggctttagttaggaaactcaaaaatatccagctaacaactgaggaagtagtgccaGCAAAACCTTATGAAGGTTCTGCCAAAGGCATCAGTAAGACATTACGTTCCATGGTGCAGGAGCAGATGAGCAGCATCAGCCgcctcattactagctgtgaagaggtactgtcccagctgggggagtaccgggggcagttgggggactggaagactcatcacctccagctccaggacagactctatgctctggtagagcagaataAGTCAGCAATGAaactcttggaactggaggataccagtgtggtggatatgacaacacaaggagaggaagggaagactcagctgcaggccatgttggggagcctcaaCACAGTCAACACAGCACAGGAAGTATTCATGACCATCAATGAAGTTGACCAATGCAACATGGAGGTAGAAAATTGGCTCcggaagtgccaggaactcttcccagatgtcaagactgtccacacctcagtgaag gtgcaggagaccatcagggaggccctggagatgatgaccacagagacaggtgccacagctgacaccgtacacctgggagactcagcctccagcatcatgaataaagttcaggaaatcactggagagatccaccagaagcaattaaca gttgaggacctccacaggatgagggagcccgtcaagaggctggtggaggctagccgggtgttggccgtccaggaagaccaagatggccgccgctccgccaggataactctacaagacggacagctgtacctccacccactcctgcatCAGCCCacgcccacccacgcccacaccctccag gagagtgaggttgtgggcgtgctggagccctcctgcaccctggcgttccttgacctcgggtgggcggggtcaacaagagggcgggtcaccatccggctgacccctgacactccgctggccagacagtttgtgttgttgtgtacgggccagcggggccacacctaccgcaacactaaactgttggaGGTGTGGGACAAGGGTTGGCCGGGGGAGTGGGTGgagggcggagactacgagagtaatgatggtgagggaggagccccactgctgcctgacctccaggggcagtaccgggagTCAGGCCAGGCAGGAGCTGTGTGGGCCAGGTGGAGGCCGGGGGGTCCCAGGAGTGCccagttcaccatcaccaccagggaccgccaggaTGGTTACCTGTGGTCAcatgtcttcggtgatgtggtgagcggcctggatgtggtgagggcagcagtcaaccacagtgacattagggAGGTGACTgtagtggactgtggtgttgtgctgccactctag